In Dasypus novemcinctus isolate mDasNov1 chromosome 10, mDasNov1.1.hap2, whole genome shotgun sequence, one DNA window encodes the following:
- the CCDC87 gene encoding coiled-coil domain-containing protein 87: MARQQRESEVQRFYHRLLQPLSLFPRQATPVEPRTRRPQERRLLEILSRPRLTVASLCRQVAERLARSGLTARVFPEDRHRLTQVILDELKCSWREPPTEPNLSPRNNQKLRQRLEAHVLLTSEQLFLRYLHLLVTMSAPAGVYTEPATLTRLAANLARDCTLFLTSPEVYRCVLADFRALLKGQALGAVAPKYRGSPIEASKLCPVPGPHSTGFDHVPCSSLNLSYLVHLSRPPEFLTEPDLDPMRELKAIPQLKKRRSLRWLSSMPKKKEFDFISSQIVSLPSYFEIPTSGARPTPYFPHSSQRRGHKSMPCLREGWKLADELGLPPLPPRPLTPLVLVAESKSELAKDTVAEDLKQMVNIKLESVGFRSPDSGLPPLLGALTRYPAAGHRMKELQRLLKALQEEEASGQWDLQSPKAPPLQPQPVTVTLKLRNQIVVQAAAVQVSDRNFWDAFHVEGAGVLYNHLAGELDPTLIEEMDSHCFVGSNIREVYKELMSRVSADHFCFDHGPLIEPAADKDWSAFLSSAFLREGKQYHVINPELANILSQEANAFQPNPERLSSLDSLNPSKTGDRRMSKAPWVNWGAASLSGEDYFKYLTTQETDFLHVIFQLYEEEASTEVVGPAKKSLEIRRPPPLLEDKEPWDFVPGEWDCNIVLEHGLGVERLDLLGEPHELLSLQTRLERLWSVLEVPDKDRLDMAIKYSSNARLGQLPSLVSAWEHALQPIQLREILLGRLEWFERQASDPNRFFQRTGVCLSRLLEENQIRSHLYRKLSQVEASLVSLLEEIELIFEDPVTFKGRRYLDKMKCDKVEMLYWLQQRRRVRHMVPAQKTSHSSALSKSLSAQPLIAPGNTPITF; this comes from the coding sequence ATGGCGCGCCAGCAGCGGGAGTCGGAGGTCCAGAGGTTTTACCACCGGTTGCTGCAGCCGTTGTCGCTCTTCCCCCGCCAGGCGACGCCCGTGGAGCCTCGGACGCGCCGCCCGCAGGAGAGGCGGCTGCTGGAGATCCTGTCGCGCCCGCGGCTGACGGTGGCGTCGCTGTGCCGCCAGGTGGCCGAGCGGCTGGCCCGCAGCGGGCTGACGGCACGGGTGTTTCCCGAGGACCGGCACCGCCTCACCCAGGTCATCTTGGACGAGCTGAAGTGCAGCTGGCGGGAGCCGCCCACCGAGCCTAACTTGAGCCCCAGGAACAACCAGAAGCTGCGGCAGCGGCTCGAGGCCCACGTGCTGCTTACCAGCGAGCAGCTCTTCTTACGCTACCTGCACCTGCTGGTGACCATGTCGGCCCCTGCGGGCGTCTACACTGAGCCAGCCACCCTCACACGGCTGGCCGCTAACCTCGCCAGGGACTGCACTCTCTTCCTTACCAGCCCTGAAGTCTACCGTTGTGTGCTCGCAGACTTCCGTGCCCTGCTAAAGGGGCAGGCCCTGGGCGCTGTGGCCCCGAAGTACCGCGGCAGCCCCATCGAGGCTTCCAAGCTCTGCCCTGTCCCCGGGCCTCACAGCACCGGCTTCGATCACGTGCCATGCTCCAGCCTCAACCTCAGCTACCTCGTCCATCTCAGCCGTCCGCCAGAGTTTCTCACTGAGCCGGATCTGGACCCCATGAGGGAACTGAAGGCCATCCCCCAGCTGAAGAAGAGAAGGTCCCTCCGCTGGCTGTCCTCCATGCCCAAGAAGAAAGAATTCGACTTCATTTCCTCACAAATCGTGTCACTGCCCAGCTACTTTGAGATTCCCACCAGTGGGGCTAGACCCACCCCGTacttcccccactcctctcaaCGCCGAGGCCACAAGTCCATGCCCTGTCTGCGGGAAGGATGGAAGCTGGCCGATGAGTTAggtcttcctcccctcccccctcgcCCCTTGACCCCGCTGGTCCTAGTTGCGGAGAGCAAATCCGAGCTGGCAAAGGACACTGTGGCTGAGGATCTGAAGCAGATGGTGAACATCAAGTTGGAGAGTGTCGGCTTCCGATCGCCGGACTCCGGCCTGCCCCCACTGCTGGGGGCCCTGACCCGCTACCCAGCTGCAGGGCACCGCATGAAAGAGCTGCAGAGGCTGTTGAAGGCCCTCCAGGAGGAAGAAGCCTCTGGGCAGTGGGACCTCCAGTCTCCCAAAGCCCCTCCACTTCAACCACAGCCAGTGACCGTGACTCTGAAGCTAAGAAATCAGATCGTGGTCCAGGCGGCTGCTGTGCAGGTTTCGGATAGAAACTTTTGGGACGCCTTCCACGTTGAGGGGGCTGGAGTCCTGTATAACCACCTGGCTGGTGAGCTGGACCCCACACTCATTGAGGAAATGGATAGCCATTGCTTTGTTGGCAGTAACATCCGGGAGGTCTATAAGGAGTTGATGAGCCGTGTCTCTGCGGACCACTTCTGTTTTGACCACGGACCCCTGATTGAGCCTGCAGCTGATAAGGACTGGTCGGCCTTCCTCTCTTCGGCCTTCCTACGTGAAGGAAAACAGTATCATGTCATCAACCCTGAACTGGCCAATATTCTCTCTCAGGAAGCAAATGCTTTCCAGCCCAACCCTGAGAGGCTGTCTTCCTTGGACTCACTCAACCCAAGCAAAACCGGGGATAGGCGGATGAGCAAGGCCCCTTGGGTGAACTGGGGGGCTGCCAGCTTGTCCGGAGAGGACTACTTCAAGTACCTCACCACCCAGGAAACGGATTTCCTCCATGTCATCTTCCAGTTGTATGAAGAGGAGGCATCCACGGAGGTAGTGGGCCCTGCTAAAAAGTCTTTGGAAATTCGTCGTCCTCCTCCCTTGCTAGAGGATAAAGAGCCCTGGGACTTTGTGCCGGGCGAGTGGGATTGCAACATAGTGCTGGAGCACGGACTGGGGGTTGAGAGGTTGGATCTCCTGGGAGAACCCCATGAACTCCTGAGCCTGCAAACGCGTCTGGAGCGGCTGTGGTCCGTGCTTGAGGTCCCCGACAAGGACCGGTTGGATATGGCCATCAAGTACAGCTCCAATGCCCGTCTGGGGCAGCTGCCTTCCCTGGTGAGTGCCTGGGAGCATGCCCTGCAACCTATTCAACTGCGGGAGATATTGCTGGGGAGACTGGAGTGGTTTGAGCGACAAGCCTCGGACCCCAACCGCTTCTTCCAAAGGACCGGCGTGTGCCTGAGTCGCCTCCTGGAGGAGAATCAGATCCGCAGCCATCTGTACAGGAAGCTCAGTCAAGTGGAGGCTTCTTTGGTTTCCCTCTTGGAGGAGATTGAGTTAATCTTTGAAGATCCGGTGACCTTCAAGGGGCGACGCTATCTGGACAAGATGAAGTGTGACAAAGTGGAGATGCTCTACTGGCTGCAGCAGCGGCGGCGGGTTCGCCACATGGTCCCGGCCCAGAAGACCTCCCACTCGTCAGCCCTCTCGAAAAGTCTCAGCGCCCAGCCTTTAATAGCTCCGGGAAACACTCCCATTACCTTTTGA